In the Cucurbita pepo subsp. pepo cultivar mu-cu-16 chromosome LG17, ASM280686v2, whole genome shotgun sequence genome, acaaattcaaATAGTTCAATCTGGTCGATGACCATCTTTCTCttccaatattttactttttgatttttttcttatttattatatttttatcgaGTTGGGGACTTGGATGCAATGAAGCAAATGTGAATCTTATTTATATTGAGTTTGTTACCTTGGAATCTATAATAGTTTTATTCTTCTAATAGTTATAGTAGTGCGAGAGTTAATTGTGATAAATTTGTGATAAATCTAgtctataatttatttttatatgctTGATGTTTTACAAGTTAATGACTTTGTCATGCTTGCCTCCAGattgtaattttctttctgttcAGAGCAGAACACagctgacttttttttttcctgcatGAAGGTACCTGCTGACTATTTAACTCTCACCAGTTCAAATTCGCTGACAGTTAATTTGCCTTTTGAACATCTAGAAATGGGACATTTGGATGTAAAAATTGATGAAGAGCCCTTTCCTCTTGATTATGCTGATTTTCCGAACTTTTTGATGAGTCATGATGGACGAATGGGAATTGATAATGATGTTCAAGCtagtaaaattttgattaaagaTGATGCTGGTTTTTTGAGTGAGAATGGACATGATTGCCACATTAACGAAGTACGAAAAGACTCAAGTATACCAAATGTAAGACACGCAGATAGAGGAATGTTATGTAACCTCGATCTTTCTTTGGGTCCACCGTGTAGCTCCACAAACACACTTCCTTGTGACAAAATCcttgaaaataacaataaattggCTTATAGATCAGGAAACACACCTGTGTCGTGCCTTGGAGGTGATATGCAGCCTCGTGTTCAACCTTCTGAGGTTGAGAATGGGATTTACACTATGCATTTGTCTAATATTACGGAATGGAAGCTAGAAGATGAGAAAAACAAGATTtgtgaaatgaaaaattgCTCCGAGAACACTAGAACAACAGAAAACCATCTTGTTCACTTGGAGGGACACGCAGTAACTGGTGAAGCAGGAAGAAACTTTCTAGACTTGAGAAACCCAGTAACCATATCAAACATGGATAAAGATGACATATCCAGGAAAGGCAACACTCAGATTCCTTGTTCCTTACCTGACCATTTGTTTGATCAGCAGCCATCTGTCAAGACCTTTGGGGAACTTGATGGATCACAAAAATGTACTTTAGTTCCCGAGAAAGTTCTCATGGAGTCTGCAGTTAGTAAGGAGGTTTCTCAACCTCTTGAGCAGCAAAACCGATATAACAGTGTCCATAAACCGACGTCCAAGGTGCAGAAGTTCAAGAAGAATTCAAATGAGAATGTGCACATTAAGGAAAATCCTTTGGACTCTCCCACTTCATCTCTGAAGGTAAGTTTCTCGAACACTCATTTTGCGCAACCTTTGGAGCTATCTACTTTTGAGTGGAAAATGATGCTTGAGCTAAAATGTGCTATTGGCTATATATGGttgaaatatcaaaatcaatgcctAATGATTGTTCTGTTGAACCAGTTGGAGAAAACATCATTTCCTCAATTAGAGTCTTTCATCATCGAGGAGGAAGAAGGTTCTGGTATGCAACTTCCTTTTCTTATCTCACTTTGTGGCAGATCCCTATACTCTTCGCGTTTCCACGGGTGCTAATAATGTTCCATCCTATTCAGGTGGTTATGGAACTGTTTACAGGGCTCGAAGAAAAAATGATGGGAAACGTATAGCTATCAAATGTAAGTCTGGTTCACTTCTATGCTACTCTTTCAAAAAGTCGTTTAATtgtctaaaattataaatatgtatatatttttttaaaaggaaacagagatattttttttgataTAATCAATTTTACAACAGGCTAATGGGGTTAAAAAATCCCCTCCGATTAGCACAAATAAGAGACCAGTTACAATAGACTTTTCTAACTGGCGCCTGATGACTGTATACAAATTAAGatgaaacaataaattatagttCTTTACTTTCCCATTGAATCTTTATAGTTTTTACTTGATTAAATTACTATGAGCTgtgatttttttagtttgacaGACGTAATTTCCGTTTTGGTAATTATTGTGAAACGATAGTTTTTCATCTAGAGAGAACAATCTTCCACGCAGGAATGTTACCATATCATgctaaagaaaactcgtttttCGTCACATGTCTGTCGGTCCATTTTTAATGATCGCAAGTATAGttctatattttattctccAGTAAGATTCTTATGtgataaattataatttaactccTGTGCTTCAGAAGCAATGCTTATCTTTTCTGAAATATGGAAGTATATGACAAATATATGCCTACCTTTTCAGGTCCCCACGTTAATGCTCACAAGCACAATGTAAACAATGAGCTAAAAATGCTCGAGCGATTTGGGTATGTATACTGAGAACATTATAACATtatctttcattcatttaagTTTTTTCAAATTGCAATGTCCTATTgatatattgtttttcatgCAGCGGAAGGAACTTCATAATCAAGTGTGAAGGGTCCTTTAGTAGTGGCAATAGTGAGTGCTTAATGCTGGAACACGTAGAACATGACAGACCtgaggtaattttttttttatgtttcaaataatatatttaaaaatgtttttgacGGGCTACTTGTCGGTTAGTAATATGGAAAGTTAACACAAAAATAAGGCTTTGTAGTTTcatttgatcaattttagtTCTGGAGGATTGGTACCCTGAAAGTAGTTACGGCATCTAAATTctctaaaaaatttacttcGTTTCACTCGAACTGTTTTGCTACTATGTAGGTTTTGAAGAAAGACATTGATATAGTTCGGCTTCAGTGGTATGGTTACTGCTTGTTTAAGGCCTTGGCATGTCTGCATAAGCAGGTGAGTTGTTGCTATAAGTAAGCGGTGCATGAATGGAAATgcaattcaaatttttataggGCATCTGTCTAACCAGTTTTTCTTTAACAATTTTAGGGAGTCATGCACAGAGATGTTAAGCCTGGTAACTTCCTGTTTTCTAGGAAACAGAACAAAGGTTACCTCATTGATTTTAACCTTGCCATGGTTGGTCCCTGAGTTTCCTTTGCTATTTTACATCCTAAAATTTTCACCTCCTTTGACTAACATTAATCAAGATTCTAATGGCCTGTGGTGTTCTCTTGTCTACTGTTTTTTCACAGGATTTACAGCAGAAGTACTCCATAGCAAGTAAGCTTCTTTGTGACACACTGTTATTTCTTCGTAATGTCCAGAATTTTTCACTTgctaagggaaaaaaaaaatacattgtATTCTTACAGTAATCTTATGAACTGGTAGTAAATCTCTTTTGATGTTAATCGTAGATTTCaaacatcaataaaattatctcttatatgaaaaaaaaaaaaaaagctgttTACTGTCTTGTTCGTTATACAGACCTTTgttgttttcatttattaatttatacttTAACTGATTTATAATCTGATCAATCAACCTATTCCATATAGGTAAATCAAATACAAGTCATCATGCATCTTCGAGTCACGTTGCTGTTCCTCATTCTTTATCCGGTTCATCTGTTAAAGACCAGAATTTCAGAGGTTTTGCATATCTCAGCAAGGGAGAAACAGGAAAATCTAAGCAGGCTTGCGAACATGATAAGACCTTGAAAAAGAGAGCTTATATACCCTTGAAAAAATATCCAGATATGGGTGGTGGGAGTGCAGTACGAAGCCAGGGTGCAGATGGATCTGGTATAACCTCTGCAAAGGATGTAACAAGTGTGAGGACGCTTTCCACAGAAAATATGAGGGAGCCTCTTCCATGTCAAGGAAGAAAGGAATTGCTAAGTTTGGTGCAAAATGCATTACGCAATTCTGACCATGTCACCCAAAATAGCTCCGATTTACGAAGGAAAAGGATAGCTGCTCCTCCACGCAAGGAAGACAACAAAATTATACATCCAAGCCCAATTCTGGTCCATTGCTCTGGCATTTCTGTAGCTGGTTCTAGAGTACTAAAAGCTAAAGGTTTGTAGATGAATGCTATACTTTTGAAGTATTTGGATCCTATGTTCATTTTCTGAAGTAAAGTTACTTCCAGGAGATGCAAAGCGCAAAAAAGAGGGATCTTGTGCTGGGACAAAGGGATTTCGAGCTCCAGAGGTGACCTACTTACTGTtaccttgaaaaaaaaaatgcttattTCTCTTATGTAGTTTTGTGTTTTCTGGGTCTTATATGACCCACATTCGATTACTATTGTGTTCTGGCATTGACCAACAACCAACAACTCACAACTGTGTAGGTCCTATTCAGATCCCTACATCAAGGACCTCAGGTCGATATCTGGTCTGCTGGTGTTACTCTTCTCTATCTAATGGTTGGAAGNAAGCCATTagactttttttcttttttaatggtACCTTTTTTGAGTCACAATTTNGTACAGTGGCTTTTCTGACTTGTATGAATCATGGTAGGAACCTAAAAGACATTGCTAAATTGAGGGGCAGTGAAGATTTATGGGAGGTGGCCAAATTACATGATCGTGAATCTGCATTTCCACGGGTATACTTCTAACATCTGCCAAAGCAAGAAAGCACTGTTTTATAAAATGCCTTGAAAagagtttatttttaaattggcACCAATAAACATCGAGATTTTAgcctttcaaaatttaaaactgtCCTAAATGTTTTGTATTGTGAAGCACTCAAGCTGAAGGAACATAATGATTATTGATGTGATGAGTATCATTAAAAAACCTGTCTTGTGAATCTTGGATGCCTTTGTGGTTGATATTAAGCTAGGAGACCTCTCCCCAGTTACTTTTCTCAATGCACCTCATTGAGatctgcattttttttttcttttaccataAATTCTCCTTATTTATTCTCTTATTAACAAGTGCTCTTCCTCTTTAgttcacatttttttagttaacaAATTATGCtgtcatttccttttctttagcGAATGTGTTATTATGCTTAAGAACTGTACCTCCACCTTGCATCTATGTTCCAAAGAGCTTTGAAGCGTTGTCCTAGCTCTGTATTCCTTGTCTTATGAATTGATTACATAGACCAATATCCATGATAGGATAGTAGGTAAGCCAGTGATCTTTTGATGGATAGATGACTTGATTAGCTAGTTCGTCGCATATATCCATCCCGGGAAGCATATGACCATATCTTATTGACCATCGGTCTGCTTCTTTAAATGCTcgtttattcattttcttgagATAGAGTTCTGATAAATACATACTGCTTATAAGCTTATTTTGGTTCATCAGTGAAGGTTTTATAAATATTGCAGGAGTTGTTCGACATAACATCCTTCCCAGCTAGGGATTTGCAGAGTTGGGTCAAGGCTCACACAAAGCGACCAGATTTCTTCAAGCTCATCCCAACATCACTCTTTAATCTGGTGGATAAGTGCCTGACAGTTAATCCGAGGCAAAGGATTACTGCAGAGGAAGCTCTAAAGCATGAGTTCTTCAACTCATGCCATGATCGGCTTCGGAAGCAGAGGATGCTCTTGCGAGGTTCTAGATTCAACTCCTCCGCTAATGTCTTGGGCGAACGCAAAGCGGTTCAATGACAGGTATTCGAGCTTTTTTTAAAGATGAGTACAATTTTCAAGGCTTTGATATTGTTCATTGCCCCTTGTTTTGAAGCTGTATATGTCATTGTAATGATATTGAATGTATGTTCCATGTCATTATATTGTTAACTTgtaacataaaaatataattagcAGAAGGCATTAGGCAATATGTATAAATACTTTTGAAGGAGTTAATCCTATAGCAACATGAGTTAAGCAAAGAGCTCGGCAAAGAGCTAGGCAGATATGAACTAAGACATCAATCGTGTAATAtaagtttcaagaaaaataggaagaaaatgttgttaaaaTTATCGAAAGATGTTTTAATTCATACCCACATTGAAAAAGATCAATATtagttgttagctctgatatcaattgTTAGGATCGTTCGACAACACatacactcgatcaagataaacacaaaaaacaggagagagaaaatataggagcaatattggctaaagggaTGACTTCAGATATGTATAATAAGATAGAATATagagaattaagaaaaatatattttgagagCACTGCTTAATGGCGTATATATAGTTTCAATGTTGTCGAtataatctaacaaatatattcTTATCAAATCTTTGTCAAATATCTACTATATATCTTTatctatttctaaaatatgatcgaaatatctttcaaatatatctctaccagatATAGGCATCAGGTTTCATATCTCAATTCTCAATAATATGATGGTGaatgtttgaatatttaatatctcaATTCTCATTAATATGATGGTGaatgtttgaatatttaacattttggttgagaatatatatatgttaaccATTTGGGAGCCTTATACATGTAACAAAATcatgttttgttgtttaaCCTTTGTAAAACAAAGaacataaagaaaagaaaagaaaagtgaaaagCCCAACgcctttcttttattttcttccttttcttcttcaacacaCTCACCCAACATCTTTGCCCCCACATTCTTAGTTGTGCTTTGTTAATCAAACATCCCACTCTCATCCTctcctctctccctctctccataattcaaaaataaaataaaataattaaagttaaaatgtCGGTTCATAACCTCGAAAAAAAGATTGGCTCTATGGGTTGGGCACAAGGGTCCGAGCCTCAAATCCATTGGCTGTTAGCCTGTTTGAGTTGCTTTGATAGCAAGAACAGGTCGTTGCGTGCCAATCCAAAGCCGAAGAGATAATATCATAAAGAAGAGATTATGTGCATTTcaatttaacaataaataattaattaattaaaaaaaaattactcaaagaaatatatttgcaaaagtaataaaatttatagagaataaaaatgaaaataagaacagaAATCATTGAATGGGGAAATATAATGAAGACCCAAAGTATAAAGGGAGAAGAAGCACATGGGATGCtggtaaacaaaaatattgggcaatgaaaaaaaaaaaaaaaaaaaaaaaaaaaaaaaaaaaNagaaaaaaaaagtaacaaataatcgactaaattaatatatacgacaaaattttatatttccctccttaaacttaaaataataataataataataaataaataatatttaattttgatgaaaattgtgagtaattttttaaaaaaatttagttaatatctttacatttttaaatgctaaataaattaatcttattattaatatctCGTTTTACTAACATATATAAACGTGGAGGAGTATTAATATCAACAAAAACTATTTATCTACCCCTTTGCTTCAATCTACGACAACAAttactcatttttcttttattacttGAATTTCCGCTTAATCCcgtctttccttccttaatCTCTAAGAACTCCCgtcatttctttttatttcctctttctttaaATATCGTAACGAAATATTTGGGTGTGAAAACATTTCActaatagatgtgttttaaaatcgcgAGACTAACAATGATACGTAATGAacaaaagtagacaatatctgctagcgacaGACTTGAACTATTAATAgtatgacaaaaaaaaatatatatatatatatatacacacacacacgagTATTACtcgttatttattatttatttattattattattattgggttAATGAAAAGGATGGTCCACTCCACACCCCCAATTAGACATTCCCAATaaagttgttttcttgttGCCTCTCCTTTGCGTGCCTTTAAGCAACTATCTTATAATACTCACTTTTTCAGCTTCATTTCCATGTGCTTGTGCCTTTTATTTTCccctttctcctcctcctctcatAATCTCCTCTCCGGTCCCCTTTCGCTACGCGTTTTATTTCGTCCTCTTAACTAATGCAAAATTCAACGAACTTTTGTAATGATTGATTGAGCTTACCTCATCTCGACCACTCTTTTAAATCCCAGTTAGGTTATATTTaggtttttgagtttttcaatCTGTATTCCGTTTCATTTCGGTTTCTTGTTAGCTTTTTATTAAGACTTGCAACAACAATGGCTTTTTCGATGACAAGGAGCGTCTGTATGGTGACCCACACGTTAGGCTCCGAACGACTCCAAATGGTGACCCACGTGTGGCATTGGGCTAAATTAACCCATATAGGGTAATCGACGAATAATGACACCAAATCAATTCACaatctgtaacagcccaagctcactgcttgtagatattgtccgcttttgccTATTATGTGTAGCCGTcaacttcacggttttaaaacacattttggagagaggtttccacactgttataatgaatgtttcgttcctctatccaatcaatgtggaatctcacacaaTCTAATGTCGAATAACGTTGGGCTTCTCCTCcatgattttttctttatttcatcaTTGCATACCTGAATTATGATcatgttggatgataaaagtcccacatcggctaatttagggaatgattgagggtttataataaaaaaaaatactctctccattgggatgaggccttttgggatagcccaaagcaaagccacgagcatttatgctcaaagtggacaatatcataccattgtggagagtcgtgttcgtctaacaagaCCCACTTGAAAGTCAAACGGTtcactcaaagtggacaatatcataccattgtggagagttgtgttcgtctaacaagaCCCACTTAAAAGTCAAACGGTTCactcaaagcggacaatatcataccattatggagagtcttgttcgtctaacaagcggacaatatcataccattatggagtattaaataaaataaaaaataaagggtattttaatttaaaaaattacacgAGTCTAAATTCAACAAGATCCAAATAATTTTGGAAAACTAGTACTCTACcatctattatttttattattattaaataatttgtaaataaatttaaagggTAAAAAGGGAACCACgtaaagaaattttattttattttattttattaatgtaaaaGCCGTTAgatttttctataattaatatataatttaatagtaGCATTAGCCACGTACTCATCTTTATTAAAGTGAAaggataaataataatattattaaattattaaaaagcaAAAATTAGGTGCATTCAATTAGAACCTTACTTAAGAGTTGAATTATCCCCTTACTTATCTTCATTAAATAAAcacctaattttttattttattttaatattattagattCGCATGGTTTGTTCACctacaattttatttcaccATTATAcccttttaattatataaatccaccaattaaattgtttttttattttataaatatatttttatttaaattatttttcttttattatgtCTGGATGTCCCATTATTTGATAAGCTAATTttgacataatttttaaataatatagcTATGATGTCATAGAATTAATTATgtatattaattacaaaaagaattataagttaaaaaaatcagcttttttttttaaacaaaacaaaactttaatacaatttaatatttaattaatttatggatataaattaatataaaattaaataatgtactaagtttatttaaatattttaattgattttattaaacaaagttttttatacaaaaaaataaaattaagaatttcatGTGCCCACGTGTTGCATACTAGAATGTCtgaaagaatattttattattattattattattattattattttgttcttatcttaaattaatcttatattttatattaataatatataattatttagagaaagacatgaatcttaaattttgaaaaccaCTTTATAAAAgggttaaaattaatttttttatacaaaaaaataagtatttaaaatgttattatttatttcatgcACGTAATccttaaaataagaaaatatttttattttctatttttaatttaattttcaattgattaagataagaaaagagcgaagaaataaaagaatgttaattattttgaaggaAGCACATAGTAACTAATTAGCGTCCTCCAATGGGATCTCTCTATCCAACGGTCTGGGATCTACTCCTTAGGGACCCACCGTCCTTCAACAAGGATTTCTCtatccactcccttggggACCAACGTACTCACTGTtagatgataaaagtcccacatcagctaatttagagaatgatcatggatttataatcaaagaatagtATCTCAtttggtgtgaggccttttggggaagcccaagcaaagccatgagagcttatgctcagagtggacaatatcataccatcgNAGTCTTTTTTGCTTTATCATTGATTTCTGTGATTCtggattttgtttcttctcatGCTATAANTgatattagagttagacatcagacgatgtgccaaccttctcgctcttccccgaagaggggtagacatgaggctgtgacgatgtgccaaccttctcgctcttccccgaagaggggtagacatgaggctgtgtgctagtaaggacgctaggccctaaagggggatggatttgATATGTTGCTGGGCCCGGAAGGGGGTGGAATTGTGATGCAAAACAccgttgttccccgaagggggtagacacgaggtaatgtgccagtaaggacgttagGCCCTGGAGGGGTGGAATTGGTAGAGTCCTCGAGTGTCGAACATAGAAGTTGTTttaatcaataatatatattttatgctagttaattaatatttaatgatgtaataaataaaaagtaacttaaataattttttaattaaagccTTTTTCTCccacaaaaaaggaaagaagaaaaaaattggatttccATTTGTTTAATCTTGGAGAGTTGCttccaattttaaaactcTTCCTTCCCCcaaccaaataataataataataataataataaaaataataaataaataaataaataaataaataataaaaaggtaGTAGCCTAAACAAAGGCGCTTTTTGAAACGgctgaagaagaggaagataaTAGAATTGGGAATCCATACACATTCTCATTACGAACAACCTCTCAACCAACTTCCATGGACTCTCAGTCTCAGATCTTGCTCCAGCCCTAGCCGCTTTCCAGGTTCctattccttttcctttttctcttctttgattcttcgttttttgttttctctcctTGGTATCCATCAACGCCCCATTCTCGCCGCCGTTTTTTCCTCCTTTGATTGTATCGTTTGTTGTTTCTGATTGCCGTGATTGTGCTCTATTGGTGTACTGCTTTCGGATCCtgtttgcttctttctttccttatgCATTTGGAGTCTTTTTTGCTTTATCATTGATTTCTGTGATTCtggattttgtttcttctcatGCTATAATTCTGACTGTGGTGGATGAATGTCCATTTCCAGAGGTTTTATTGTGTGGATAAGGTGTGGGAGCTTGCTGTGGTGCTGGTGATGGATGTGGTGGAGTGACGGACAGAGGCGGCGGGATGAGGGAGATGGACGATAGAGGTGGTGGATCGTTTGTTGCTGTTAGGAGGATTTCTCAAGGTCTGGAGCGAGGAAATACTTGTCACTCGACTTCAGGTGAATATAATCTTTAATTTCcgcctctttctctctctctctctactgttatttacattaaaattagaattttcgTCCTCGCTTTTCTTTCGCTGAAaagttttctctcttttgctctctctcttcttcttttttttttttctttttttttataaaaaaaaaaaaaatcttattcatAATTCATGTTTTACTTTTTGATTTAGAATTTTAGATCTATGTCTTGAAGTTGAGTAATGTGCGGTAAGCTCTGCTTATACTGAGGCTCGTACTGGCTTCATGATTGCTGAGTTTCAAATCTGTATCGGTGGGTCTACTCagtgggatttttttttcttataaatttaaaagtttaatttaaattttttcgaACTCCCTTCCGACTCTTCATCGTATGTATTATTTGTGATCAAGTACCAGAAGTTTGTGATTTTGATATtcgtattttaaatattttttttattgcgtTGTACGTCGTCAACTGAAATTTGTGGAAGCTATAGATCTTTCTGGCAGAAATCATGAAACTCATTAATTAACCACGTTTCTGTCTGAttagattattattttctccGATGTACGGTTGATTGTTGGATGAACGTGATGGCAGGACTCAAGCTTGCCTTAGTTGCTTGACATAACTCAAATTCCTTTTTGTAGTTTGCGTGTTTTCTTC is a window encoding:
- the LOC111779381 gene encoding serine/threonine-protein kinase RIM15-like, whose translation is MADYFRFDPDEFSLHSTVELQKAWYLFTVLLDIGHPASVEEIVVRCELFSVTPEFVRYLCKIPNSPISLADNSLVFISVVAISSVGRYFSKATNGWDSLRRHFGVLEPNRLWSSDVKTYFRKRKRSILDSGVPFPAKRMLTSTSGIGNGSCLSMTRRISQNFDEVPADYLTLTSSNSLTVNLPFEHLEMGHLDVKIDEEPFPLDYADFPNFLMSHDGRMGIDNDVQASKILIKDDAGFLSENGHDCHINEVRKDSSIPNVRHADRGMLCNLDLSLGPPCSSTNTLPCDKILENNNKLAYRSGNTPVSCLGGDMQPRVQPSEVENGIYTMHLSNITEWKLEDEKNKICEMKNCSENTRTTENHLVHLEGHAVTGEAGRNFLDLRNPVTISNMDKDDISRKGNTQIPCSLPDHLFDQQPSVKTFGELDGSQKCTLVPEKVLMESAVSKEVSQPLEQQNRYNSVHKPTSKVQKFKKNSNENVHIKENPLDSPTSSLKLEKTSFPQLESFIIEEEEGSGGYGTVYRARRKNDGKRIAIKCPHVNAHKHNVNNELKMLERFGGRNFIIKCEGSFSSGNSECLMLEHVEHDRPEVLKKDIDIVRLQWYGYCLFKALACLHKQGVMHRDVKPGNFLFSRKQNKGYLIDFNLAMDLQQKYSIASKSNTSHHASSSHVAVPHSLSGSSVKDQNFRGFAYLSKGETGKSKQACEHDKTLKKRAYIPLKKYPDMGGGSAVRSQGADGSGITSAKDVTSVRTLSTENMREPLPCQGRKELLSLVQNALRNSDHVTQNSSDLRRKRIAAPPRKEDNKIIHPSPILVHCSGISVAGSRVLKAKGDAKRKKEGSCAGTKGFRAPEVLFRSLHQGPQVDIWSAGVTLLYLMVGXKPFHGRNLKDIAKLRGSEDLWEVAKLHDRESAFPRELFDITSFPARDLQSWVKAHTKRPDFFKLIPTSLFNLVDKCLTVNPRQRITAEEALKHEFFNSCHDRLRKQRMLLRGSRFNSSANVLGERKAVQ